Proteins co-encoded in one Megalops cyprinoides isolate fMegCyp1 chromosome 1, fMegCyp1.pri, whole genome shotgun sequence genomic window:
- the LOC118783399 gene encoding testis-expressed protein 2-like isoform X1, which produces MTSQSSGHAEKSGPTSSRSATTPKLQVQRSLSRETITIHFSALGKEEEEEEEELYGAAVSSSAPGGDYDDQSIVTALEASEELLFEGGGLDPTGPIPSAGVAVLPVSSTTLPTISGSQNSGPSAPSPALSILPSSLQTTASSTTASSSWPSGQKAQAPPLPPSSASSSSSPSRSVAVPSGDKPFMSLVKSLSTDVEPREGTAIAPALRHRHLMKTLVKSLSTDTSRQDQESVSYRPPDSRLNLHLFKQFTQPRVTVAGDSKTAPSSPLTSPDNRSFFKVSEVEARIEDTKRRLSEVIYEPLQLLSKIMGDEGGGGGGHRPKALSSSASELSSLASLNGHLESNNNYSIKEEECDSEGESLLGNTTNPAELSAVSEVRNPKPQPLALDKCSMSALAKQEDEEFCELYSEDFEIYTDTETDGDKLEDTAQGSHPAHSGSTEVASEDETEEEEPEPSVPHKTLFVLTMLVYGYFVLPLPTYVGGMLLGVAVGFMLAIAVVWLAAPRRSGYGPSRIRRKDGQWNVAHLDIKEPGIFKGWMNEIHNYDPETYHATLTHSVFVRLEGSTLRLSKPNRNIARRATFNEPKPDVTYISQKIYDLTDSKIYLVPQSLARKRVWNKKYPICIELGKQEDFMSKAQMDKGEAVEERPAERMEAAGGNEEGKKLLGTQDAGRTSTHRDQTLYLFGRTGREKEEWFRRILVASKLKSKASSLPGSKSAVLPSHSRSSSRGSLDEVLMPQPRQKELSSSVKQKMLLDYSVYMAKYVPPEPGTPAASPVHSAESSPGAGKKLPSSPGAEEEPVAWVNALVGRIFWDFLGEKYWADMVSKKIQMKLSKIRLPYFMNELTLTELDMGVAIPKILQASKPSVDHQGLWFDLEISYNGSFLMTLETKMNLARLGKEGEGLRFGEPGKDGYRPRMYCLADSDEESSSAGSSDEEDPPEIPPDKNLLPGAEGYVGGHKPSKIMRFVDKITKSKYFQKATETEFIKKKMEEVSNTPLLLTVEVQECRGTLAVNIPPPPTDRIWYGFRSPPHLELKARPKLGEREVTLAHVTDWIEKKLDQEFQKIFVMPNMDDVWLHIMHSAMDPRSNVSSVSVTTEATKEPDTSESDTVPISSI; this is translated from the exons ATGACCAGTCAGAGCAGTGGCCATGCAGAGAAATCAGGTCCCACATCATCGCGGTCGGCCACCACGCCCAAGCTGCAAGTCCAGCGCTCGCTGTCCCGGGAGACCATCACCATCCACTTCTCCGCCCTcgggaaggaggaagaggaggaggaagaggagctgtaTGGAGCAGCCGTCTCTTCCTCTGCCCCGGGAGGGGACTATGATGACCAAAGTATTGTGACTGCTCTGGAGGCCAGCGAGGAGCTCCTGTTTGAGGGGGGAGGTCTGGACCCAACAGGTCCCATCCCCTCAGCGGGAGTGGCGGTGCTTCCTGTATCATCCACCACCCTCCCCACCATCTCGGGCTCCCAGAACTCTGGCCCCTCCGcgcccagccccgccctctccaTTCTGCCCTCCTCGTTGCAGACCACCGCCAGCTCCACCACAGCTAGTTCATCCTGGCCTTCGGGGCAGAAAGCTcaggcccctccccttcccccctcctctgcctcctccagctcctccccctccagaTCCGTAGCCGTACCCTCTGGTGACAAGCCCTTCATGAGCTTGGTTAAGTCCCTCTCCACGGATGTGGAGCCCCGTGAGGGCACGGCCATAGCCCCAGCGTTGCGCCACCGCCACCTGATGAAAACTTTGGTGAAGTCTCTGTCCACCGACACGTCCCGGCAGGACCAGGAGTCTGTGTCCTACCGCCCGCCCGACTCCCGCCTCAATCTGCACCTGTTCAAGCAGTTCACCCAGCCCCGCGTCACGGTCGCTGGCGACTCCAAgaccgccccctcctccccgctGACCTCCCCCGACAACCGCTCCTTCTTCAAGGTGTCGGAGGTGGAGGCGCGAATCGAGGACACCAAGCGGCGGCTCTCCGAGGTCATCTACGAGcccctgcagctgctcagcAAGATCATGGGGGACGAgggcggcgggggcggcggcCACCGGCCCAAAGCCCTGTCCTCCAGTGCCTCGGAGCTCTCCAGTCTGGCCAGCCTCAACGGCCACCTGGAGAGCAACAACAACTACAGCATCAAGGAGGAGGAGTGCGACTCGGAGGGGGAGAGTCTGCTGGGCAACACAACCAACCCCGCTGAACTATCAGCGGTCTCTGAAGTCAGGAACCCCAAGCCCCAGCCGCTGGCCCTGGACAAGTGCTCCATGTCCGCCCTGGCCAAGCAGGAAGACGAGGAGTTCTGCGAGCTCTACAGCGAGGACTTCGAGatctacacagacacagagacggACGGGGACAAGCTCGAGGACACAGCGCAAGGGTCTCACCCAGCCCACAGCGGGAGCACGGAGGTCGCGAGCGAGGACgagacggaggaggaggaaccGGAGCCCAGCGTGCCCCACAAGACCCTTTTCGTCCTGACCATGCTAGTTTACGGCTACTTCGTCCTGCCCCTGCCCACCTACGTGGGCGGGATGCTGCTGGGGGTGGCGGTTGGGTTCATGCTGGCCATCGCCGTGGTGTGGTTGGCCGCCCCCAGGCGCTCCGGCTACGGCCCCAGCCGAATCCGGCGCAAAGATGGACAGTGGAACGTGGCGCACTTGGACATCAAGGAACCGGGCATCTTCAAG GGCTGGATGAACGAGATCCACAACTACGACCCGGAAACGTACCATGCCACACTGACGCACTCGGTCTTCGTGCGCTTGGAGGGGTCCACTCTGCGCCTGTCCAAGCCCAACCGCAACATCGCCCGGCGGGCCACCTTCAATGAGCCCAAACCAGACGTCACTTACATCAGCCAAAAAATCTATGACCTGACCGACAGCAAG aTATACCTGGTCCCACAGAGCCTGGCAAGGAAGCGGGTGTGGAACAAGAAATACCCAATCTGCATCGAGCTTGGAAAGCAGGAGGATTTCATGTCCAAGGCTCAGATGGACAAGGGGGAAGCTGTGGAGGAGAGGCCTGCAGAAAGGATGGAGGCAGCCGGGGGAAATGAGGAGGGGAAGAAGCTCCTCGGGACTCAGGACGCGGGGCGGACATCGACCCACAGAGACCAGACCCTGTACCTCTTTGGGAGGACGGGGCGGGAGAAGGAGGAGTGGTTCCGAAGGATCCTGGTGGCGTCCAAACTCAAATCAAAGGCCTCCAGCCTTCCAGGAAGTAAGAGTG CCGTCCTGCCCTCACacagccgcagcagcagcaggggcagccTGGACGAGGTGCTGATGCCGCAGCCCCGGCAGAAGGAGCTGAGCAGCAGCGTGAAGCAGAAGATGCTGCTGGACTACAGCGTCTACATGGCCAAATACGTGCCCCCCGAGCCGGGCACCCCCGCCGCCAGCCCCGTCCACAGCGCCGAGAGCAGCCCCGGAGCTGGCAAAAAG TTGCCAAGCAGTCCAGGGGCAGAGGAGGAGCCTGTTGCCTGGGTCAACGCTTTAGTGGGCCGGATCTTCTGGGACTTCCTTGGAGAGAAGTACTGGGCCGACATGGTGTCCAAGAAAATCCAGATGAAGCTCAGCAAAATCCGG ctgcctTACTTCATGAATGAGCTGACTTTGACGGAGCTGGACATGGGCGTGGCCATCCCAAAGATCCTGCAGGCCTCTAAGCCATCTGTGGATCACCAAG GGCTGTGGTTCGATTTGGAGATTTCCTACAACGGCTCCTTCCTCATGACCCTGGAGACCAAGATGAATTTGGCGCGgctggggaaggagggggagggcctCCGATTCGGCGAACCGGGCAAGGACGG GTACAGACCGAGGATGTACTGCCTGGCTGATAGCGATGAAGAGTCATCCAGTGCGGGGTCGTCTGATGAGGAAGACCCCCCCGAAATCCCCCCAGACAAAAACCTGCTGCCTGGGGCAGAGGG CTATGTGGGGGGACACAAGCCCAGCAAGATCATGCGCTTTGTGGACAAGATCACCAAGTCCAAGTACTTCCAGAaggccacagagacagagttcatcaagaagaagatggaggaggtgtCCAACACCCCCCTGCTGCTCACTGTGGAGGTGCAGGAGTGTCGAGGGACGCTGGCAGTTAACATCCCCCCTCCGCCAACCGACAGGATATG GTATGGCTTCAGGAGCCCCCCTCACCTAGAACTGAAAGCTCGCCCCAAACTGGGTGAGAGGGAGGTCACCCTGGCACATGTGACAGATTGGATTGAGAAGAAACTGGACCAGGAGTTTCAG AAAATTTTCGTCATGCCAAACATGGACGACGTGTGGCTTCATATCATGCATTCTGCCATGGACCCCCGCTCCAACGTCAGCTCAGTCAGCGTAACAACAGAGGCCACGAAAGAGCCTGACACCTCAGAGTCCGACACGGTCCCCATTAGCAGCATTTGA
- the LOC118783399 gene encoding testis-expressed protein 2-like isoform X2 gives MTSQSSGHAEKSGPTSSRSATTPKLQVQRSLSRETITIHFSALGKEEEEEEEELYGAAVSSSAPGGDYDDQSIVTALEASEELLFEGGGLDPTGPIPSAGVAVLPVSSTTLPTISGSQNSGPSAPSPALSILPSSLQTTASSTTASSSWPSGQKAQAPPLPPSSASSSSSPSRSVAVPSGDKPFMSLVKSLSTDVEPREGTAIAPALRHRHLMKTLVKSLSTDTSRQDQESVSYRPPDSRLNLHLFKQFTQPRVTVAGDSKTAPSSPLTSPDNRSFFKVSEVEARIEDTKRRLSEVIYEPLQLLSKIMGDEGGGGGGHRPKALSSSASELSSLASLNGHLESNNNYSIKEEECDSEGESLLGNTTNPAELSAVSEVRNPKPQPLALDKCSMSALAKQEDEEFCELYSEDFEIYTDTETDGDKLEDTAQGSHPAHSGSTEVASEDETEEEEPEPSVPHKTLFVLTMLVYGYFVLPLPTYVGGMLLGVAVGFMLAIAVVWLAAPRRSGYGPSRIRRKDGQWNVAHLDIKEPGIFKGWMNEIHNYDPETYHATLTHSVFVRLEGSTLRLSKPNRNIARRATFNEPKPDVTYISQKIYDLTDSKIYLVPQSLARKRVWNKKYPICIELGKQEDFMSKAQMDKGEAVEERPAERMEAAGGNEEGKKLLGTQDAGRTSTHRDQTLYLFGRTGREKEEWFRRILVASKLKSKASSLPGSKSAVLPSHSRSSSRGSLDEVLMPQPRQKELSSSVKQKMLLDYSVYMAKYVPPEPGTPAASPVHSAESSPGAGKKLPSSPGAEEEPVAWVNALVGRIFWDFLGEKYWADMVSKKIQMKLSKIRLPYFMNELTLTELDMGVAIPKILQASKPSVDHQGLWFDLEISYNGSFLMTLETKMNLARLGKEGEGLRFGEPGKDGPRMYCLADSDEESSSAGSSDEEDPPEIPPDKNLLPGAEGYVGGHKPSKIMRFVDKITKSKYFQKATETEFIKKKMEEVSNTPLLLTVEVQECRGTLAVNIPPPPTDRIWYGFRSPPHLELKARPKLGEREVTLAHVTDWIEKKLDQEFQKIFVMPNMDDVWLHIMHSAMDPRSNVSSVSVTTEATKEPDTSESDTVPISSI, from the exons ATGACCAGTCAGAGCAGTGGCCATGCAGAGAAATCAGGTCCCACATCATCGCGGTCGGCCACCACGCCCAAGCTGCAAGTCCAGCGCTCGCTGTCCCGGGAGACCATCACCATCCACTTCTCCGCCCTcgggaaggaggaagaggaggaggaagaggagctgtaTGGAGCAGCCGTCTCTTCCTCTGCCCCGGGAGGGGACTATGATGACCAAAGTATTGTGACTGCTCTGGAGGCCAGCGAGGAGCTCCTGTTTGAGGGGGGAGGTCTGGACCCAACAGGTCCCATCCCCTCAGCGGGAGTGGCGGTGCTTCCTGTATCATCCACCACCCTCCCCACCATCTCGGGCTCCCAGAACTCTGGCCCCTCCGcgcccagccccgccctctccaTTCTGCCCTCCTCGTTGCAGACCACCGCCAGCTCCACCACAGCTAGTTCATCCTGGCCTTCGGGGCAGAAAGCTcaggcccctccccttcccccctcctctgcctcctccagctcctccccctccagaTCCGTAGCCGTACCCTCTGGTGACAAGCCCTTCATGAGCTTGGTTAAGTCCCTCTCCACGGATGTGGAGCCCCGTGAGGGCACGGCCATAGCCCCAGCGTTGCGCCACCGCCACCTGATGAAAACTTTGGTGAAGTCTCTGTCCACCGACACGTCCCGGCAGGACCAGGAGTCTGTGTCCTACCGCCCGCCCGACTCCCGCCTCAATCTGCACCTGTTCAAGCAGTTCACCCAGCCCCGCGTCACGGTCGCTGGCGACTCCAAgaccgccccctcctccccgctGACCTCCCCCGACAACCGCTCCTTCTTCAAGGTGTCGGAGGTGGAGGCGCGAATCGAGGACACCAAGCGGCGGCTCTCCGAGGTCATCTACGAGcccctgcagctgctcagcAAGATCATGGGGGACGAgggcggcgggggcggcggcCACCGGCCCAAAGCCCTGTCCTCCAGTGCCTCGGAGCTCTCCAGTCTGGCCAGCCTCAACGGCCACCTGGAGAGCAACAACAACTACAGCATCAAGGAGGAGGAGTGCGACTCGGAGGGGGAGAGTCTGCTGGGCAACACAACCAACCCCGCTGAACTATCAGCGGTCTCTGAAGTCAGGAACCCCAAGCCCCAGCCGCTGGCCCTGGACAAGTGCTCCATGTCCGCCCTGGCCAAGCAGGAAGACGAGGAGTTCTGCGAGCTCTACAGCGAGGACTTCGAGatctacacagacacagagacggACGGGGACAAGCTCGAGGACACAGCGCAAGGGTCTCACCCAGCCCACAGCGGGAGCACGGAGGTCGCGAGCGAGGACgagacggaggaggaggaaccGGAGCCCAGCGTGCCCCACAAGACCCTTTTCGTCCTGACCATGCTAGTTTACGGCTACTTCGTCCTGCCCCTGCCCACCTACGTGGGCGGGATGCTGCTGGGGGTGGCGGTTGGGTTCATGCTGGCCATCGCCGTGGTGTGGTTGGCCGCCCCCAGGCGCTCCGGCTACGGCCCCAGCCGAATCCGGCGCAAAGATGGACAGTGGAACGTGGCGCACTTGGACATCAAGGAACCGGGCATCTTCAAG GGCTGGATGAACGAGATCCACAACTACGACCCGGAAACGTACCATGCCACACTGACGCACTCGGTCTTCGTGCGCTTGGAGGGGTCCACTCTGCGCCTGTCCAAGCCCAACCGCAACATCGCCCGGCGGGCCACCTTCAATGAGCCCAAACCAGACGTCACTTACATCAGCCAAAAAATCTATGACCTGACCGACAGCAAG aTATACCTGGTCCCACAGAGCCTGGCAAGGAAGCGGGTGTGGAACAAGAAATACCCAATCTGCATCGAGCTTGGAAAGCAGGAGGATTTCATGTCCAAGGCTCAGATGGACAAGGGGGAAGCTGTGGAGGAGAGGCCTGCAGAAAGGATGGAGGCAGCCGGGGGAAATGAGGAGGGGAAGAAGCTCCTCGGGACTCAGGACGCGGGGCGGACATCGACCCACAGAGACCAGACCCTGTACCTCTTTGGGAGGACGGGGCGGGAGAAGGAGGAGTGGTTCCGAAGGATCCTGGTGGCGTCCAAACTCAAATCAAAGGCCTCCAGCCTTCCAGGAAGTAAGAGTG CCGTCCTGCCCTCACacagccgcagcagcagcaggggcagccTGGACGAGGTGCTGATGCCGCAGCCCCGGCAGAAGGAGCTGAGCAGCAGCGTGAAGCAGAAGATGCTGCTGGACTACAGCGTCTACATGGCCAAATACGTGCCCCCCGAGCCGGGCACCCCCGCCGCCAGCCCCGTCCACAGCGCCGAGAGCAGCCCCGGAGCTGGCAAAAAG TTGCCAAGCAGTCCAGGGGCAGAGGAGGAGCCTGTTGCCTGGGTCAACGCTTTAGTGGGCCGGATCTTCTGGGACTTCCTTGGAGAGAAGTACTGGGCCGACATGGTGTCCAAGAAAATCCAGATGAAGCTCAGCAAAATCCGG ctgcctTACTTCATGAATGAGCTGACTTTGACGGAGCTGGACATGGGCGTGGCCATCCCAAAGATCCTGCAGGCCTCTAAGCCATCTGTGGATCACCAAG GGCTGTGGTTCGATTTGGAGATTTCCTACAACGGCTCCTTCCTCATGACCCTGGAGACCAAGATGAATTTGGCGCGgctggggaaggagggggagggcctCCGATTCGGCGAACCGGGCAAGGACGG ACCGAGGATGTACTGCCTGGCTGATAGCGATGAAGAGTCATCCAGTGCGGGGTCGTCTGATGAGGAAGACCCCCCCGAAATCCCCCCAGACAAAAACCTGCTGCCTGGGGCAGAGGG CTATGTGGGGGGACACAAGCCCAGCAAGATCATGCGCTTTGTGGACAAGATCACCAAGTCCAAGTACTTCCAGAaggccacagagacagagttcatcaagaagaagatggaggaggtgtCCAACACCCCCCTGCTGCTCACTGTGGAGGTGCAGGAGTGTCGAGGGACGCTGGCAGTTAACATCCCCCCTCCGCCAACCGACAGGATATG GTATGGCTTCAGGAGCCCCCCTCACCTAGAACTGAAAGCTCGCCCCAAACTGGGTGAGAGGGAGGTCACCCTGGCACATGTGACAGATTGGATTGAGAAGAAACTGGACCAGGAGTTTCAG AAAATTTTCGTCATGCCAAACATGGACGACGTGTGGCTTCATATCATGCATTCTGCCATGGACCCCCGCTCCAACGTCAGCTCAGTCAGCGTAACAACAGAGGCCACGAAAGAGCCTGACACCTCAGAGTCCGACACGGTCCCCATTAGCAGCATTTGA